The following are encoded together in the Gammaproteobacteria bacterium genome:
- a CDS encoding transaldolase family protein, translating to MAARRGRTAVRNPLRTLRDHGQSLWLDSFSRGMLASGELERLVGECGVRGVTSSRADLDGADARSRGEDEPARCTVGPEDEIRETIVVEEARHAADLLRPVYDASAGADGFVCVAVSPWKADDAGATIAEAKRLWGSIARRNAMIEVPATIEALTAVRALLAEGINVSVGIVLGLKRYREVLSSYLEGMEAAAAAGRNLGRIASVASFRLDLIDRAADRELERIAARGDERRAQAAALRGKAAIASARAAYAVFEELAASPRFRRLAERRGALPQRLLWSGTAAEHGSGRARYVDALVRPQTACALHIDALAHFCANGDRRPRLIGRIDEAAATLAALRGLGIDLDRLGDAVLDDTLWRSVNGHDASSERLRTHSGACADVAT from the coding sequence TTGGCGGCGAGAAGGGGCAGGACGGCGGTCCGAAATCCGCTGAGGACGCTGCGCGACCACGGGCAAAGCTTATGGCTCGACAGCTTCTCTCGGGGAATGCTCGCGAGCGGCGAGCTCGAGCGTCTCGTCGGCGAGTGCGGAGTGCGCGGCGTCACGTCGAGCCGAGCGGATCTCGACGGGGCCGACGCGCGCTCGCGCGGCGAGGATGAGCCCGCTCGCTGCACGGTCGGCCCGGAAGACGAGATTCGCGAGACGATCGTCGTCGAGGAGGCGCGGCACGCGGCCGATCTGCTGCGGCCGGTCTATGACGCGAGTGCCGGCGCCGACGGGTTCGTCTGCGTTGCCGTATCGCCCTGGAAGGCGGACGATGCCGGCGCGACGATCGCGGAGGCCAAGCGGCTTTGGGGATCGATCGCGCGGCGCAACGCGATGATCGAGGTGCCCGCGACGATCGAGGCGCTGACGGCCGTGCGCGCGCTGCTCGCCGAAGGGATCAACGTGAGCGTGGGCATCGTGCTCGGCCTGAAACGGTATCGCGAAGTCCTCTCCTCGTATCTCGAGGGGATGGAGGCCGCGGCGGCCGCGGGCCGCAATCTCGGGCGCATCGCATCCGTCGCGAGCTTCCGCCTCGACCTGATCGACAGGGCGGCGGACCGCGAGCTCGAGCGCATCGCCGCGCGCGGCGACGAGCGGCGGGCGCAAGCCGCCGCGCTGCGCGGGAAGGCCGCGATTGCGAGTGCGCGCGCCGCATATGCGGTCTTCGAGGAGCTTGCCGCGTCGCCGCGCTTCCGGCGGCTCGCCGAGCGCCGCGGAGCGCTGCCCCAGCGCTTGCTCTGGAGCGGCACTGCGGCGGAGCACGGCAGCGGCCGCGCGCGCTACGTCGACGCGCTCGTCCGCCCGCAAACCGCTTGCGCGCTCCACATCGACGCGCTCGCGCACTTCTGCGCGAACGGCGACCGGCGGCCGCGGCTGATCGGCCGGATCGACGAGGCGGCAGCAACGCTCGCGGCGCTGCGCGGCCTCGGCATCGATCTGGATCGCCTCGGCGACGCGGTGCTGGACGACACCCTGTGGCGCTCGGTGAATGGGCACGACGCATCGTCCGAGAGGCTCCGGACGCACAGCGGTGCATGCGCCGATGTCGCGACGTGA
- a CDS encoding TraR/DksA C4-type zinc finger protein — protein MVQRHERDGRDDIDVEEFETLLRRRQQALWDDVRRELEKHEGAQFEDLIQQGADPDDRSVADLLTDLNLAEISRDIDELRAIELALGRIEAGSYGICRSCGRRINPDRLRAIPETPLCIECQSRAEERSNAGTPSL, from the coding sequence ATGGTGCAGAGACACGAGCGCGACGGACGCGACGACATCGACGTCGAAGAATTCGAAACCCTGCTGCGGCGGCGACAGCAAGCGCTTTGGGACGACGTTCGGCGCGAGCTCGAGAAGCACGAGGGCGCACAGTTCGAGGATCTAATTCAGCAGGGGGCCGATCCGGATGACCGCTCCGTCGCGGACCTGCTGACGGATTTGAATCTGGCCGAGATCAGCCGCGATATCGACGAGCTGCGCGCGATCGAGCTCGCGCTCGGGCGGATCGAGGCGGGCAGCTACGGCATTTGCCGGTCCTGCGGACGGCGGATCAACCCCGACCGGCTGCGTGCGATTCCGGAGACGCCGCTCTGCATCGAGTGCCAAAGCCGCGCGGAGGAGCGCAGCAACGCCGGCACGCCGTCGCTTTAG
- a CDS encoding acetate/propionate family kinase — protein sequence MSRREGASLLVVFNAGSSSLKFEVFDCRGGLRSVAQGAIRDIGHAGATLAFGAGSVSVGPVADAGEAAGIALDRLLGGLDGFVLRADDVAATGHRVVHGGDRFSAPVRVTVSVFDALKSLAPLAPLHNPQSLAVMQAVGERFPDVPLVAVFDTGFFHALPETARRYAIPAEWSERLGVRRYGFHGIAHEYLARQLDAAGGARRAVTIHLGQGCSMTALSEGRPVDTSMGFTPLEGLVMGTRSGDVDPGVILYLARQGLAWKELEDGLNRGSGLLGLSDASDDVRELLALESDGHAGARRALAIFCMRIRKYLGAYAAVLGGVDAIAFGGGIGENSAEIRARILADMEWLGVDLDAEANACASGRVGRISSARSAVAVHVFPVDEEPLIAAAALDVLRDATG from the coding sequence ATGTCGCGACGTGAAGGCGCGTCGCTGCTCGTCGTCTTCAACGCAGGCAGCTCGTCGCTGAAATTCGAGGTGTTCGACTGCCGCGGCGGGCTCCGCTCCGTGGCGCAAGGCGCCATCCGCGACATCGGGCACGCCGGCGCGACGCTTGCATTCGGAGCAGGCAGCGTGAGTGTCGGGCCCGTCGCCGACGCCGGCGAAGCAGCGGGGATCGCGCTCGATCGTCTGCTCGGCGGACTCGACGGCTTCGTGCTCCGAGCGGACGACGTCGCGGCCACGGGTCATCGCGTCGTGCACGGCGGCGACCGCTTCTCCGCGCCCGTGCGCGTGACGGTCTCCGTGTTCGACGCGCTGAAGTCGCTCGCGCCGCTTGCACCGCTGCACAATCCGCAGTCGCTCGCCGTGATGCAAGCGGTCGGCGAGCGCTTTCCGGACGTGCCGCTCGTCGCCGTGTTCGACACCGGCTTCTTTCACGCTCTGCCCGAGACCGCCAGGCGCTATGCGATCCCGGCGGAGTGGAGCGAGCGGCTCGGCGTTCGGCGCTACGGCTTCCACGGGATCGCGCACGAGTACCTCGCGCGCCAGCTCGATGCGGCGGGCGGCGCGCGTCGCGCCGTGACAATACACCTCGGTCAAGGCTGCTCGATGACGGCGCTCAGCGAAGGGCGGCCCGTCGACACCAGCATGGGCTTCACGCCGCTCGAGGGTCTCGTGATGGGCACGCGCAGCGGCGACGTCGACCCCGGCGTGATTTTGTATCTCGCCCGGCAGGGGCTCGCGTGGAAGGAGCTCGAGGACGGACTGAACCGCGGCTCGGGCCTCCTCGGTCTCTCCGACGCATCCGACGACGTCCGCGAGCTGCTCGCGCTCGAGTCCGACGGGCACGCGGGCGCACGGCGAGCGCTCGCGATCTTCTGCATGCGCATCCGCAAGTACCTCGGTGCGTACGCTGCCGTGCTCGGCGGGGTCGACGCGATCGCGTTCGGTGGGGGCATCGGCGAGAACTCGGCGGAGATCCGCGCGCGCATCCTCGCGGACATGGAATGGCTCGGGGTCGACCTCGACGCCGAGGCGAACGCGTGCGCGTCGGGGCGCGTGGGCCGCATCTCGAGCGCCCGGTCGGCGGTCGCCGTGCACGTCTTCCCCGTCGACGAGGAGCCGCTGATCGCCGCAGCCGCGCTGGACGTTCTCCGCGATGCAACGGGCTGA
- a CDS encoding phosphoketolase family protein, which produces MPPRAEVLANVRTDDAGDRADLLRRMDAYWRAANYLSVGQIYLMANPLLREPLRLEHVKPRLLGHWGTTPGLNFIYAHLNRVIKERDLDMIFVTGPGHGGPALVANTWLEGTYSELYPEVSLNEEGMGLLFRQFSFPGGVPSHTAAETPGSINEGGELGYSLAHAYGAAFDNPDLIVACVIGDGEAETGALAASWHSNKFLNPAIDGAVLPILHLNGWKIANPSYLARISRRELEDLFRGYGYEPTFVEGEEPEAVHEQMAAALDAVLDRIASIQADARTRGFTERPQWPMLVLRTPKGWTGPKIVDGEPVEGTWRSHQVPLAGLRENPAHLAQLEAWLRSYRPEELFDESGRPVPMLLDLAPRGPRRMGANPRANGGTLLKDLRLPDFRQYAVEVPRPGATKAEATQVLGRYLRDVMQKNLESRNFLVFGPDETASNRLQAIYEVTAKRFTGPFVSEDVHLAPDGRVFEVLSEHLCQGWLEGYLLTGRHGVFSCYEAFIHIVDSMFNQHAKWLKVSKEIPWRRPIASLNYLLTSHVWRQDHNGFSHQDPGFIDHVVNKKAEIVRVYLPPDANTLLCVADQCLRSRDFVNVVVAGKQLQPQYLDIDAAIKHCAVGIGIWPWASNDEGSEPDVVMACAGDVPTMETLAAVSILRELYADLRVRVVNVVDLMTLQPPSEHPHGLSDRDFDAIFTRDKPIIFAYHGYPWLIHRLTYRRTNHPNLHVRGYKEEGTTTTPFDMCVLNDIDRFHLVADVIDRVPKLGPTAAYGKQRMRDKLIEHNQYIHEHGQDLPEVRQWAWQSEQED; this is translated from the coding sequence ATGCCGCCGCGCGCAGAGGTTCTCGCGAACGTTCGAACGGACGACGCCGGCGATCGTGCGGACCTGCTTCGGCGGATGGACGCGTACTGGCGCGCCGCGAACTATCTGTCCGTCGGGCAAATCTACTTGATGGCGAACCCGCTTCTGCGCGAGCCGCTGCGCCTCGAGCACGTGAAGCCGCGGCTGCTGGGTCACTGGGGAACGACGCCCGGTCTGAACTTCATCTACGCGCACCTGAACCGCGTAATCAAGGAGCGGGATCTCGACATGATCTTCGTCACCGGTCCCGGGCACGGCGGCCCGGCTCTCGTGGCGAACACGTGGCTCGAGGGCACCTACAGCGAGCTCTACCCGGAGGTGTCGCTGAACGAGGAGGGCATGGGGCTGCTGTTCAGGCAGTTTTCGTTTCCGGGAGGTGTTCCGAGCCACACGGCGGCGGAGACTCCGGGCTCGATCAACGAAGGCGGCGAGCTCGGCTACTCGCTCGCACACGCGTATGGCGCGGCATTCGACAATCCCGACCTGATCGTCGCCTGTGTCATCGGCGACGGCGAGGCGGAGACCGGTGCGCTCGCGGCGAGCTGGCATTCGAACAAGTTCCTGAATCCCGCGATCGACGGCGCCGTGCTGCCGATTCTGCATCTGAACGGATGGAAGATCGCCAATCCGAGCTACCTCGCGCGGATATCGCGACGCGAGCTCGAGGATCTGTTTCGCGGGTACGGCTACGAGCCGACCTTCGTCGAAGGCGAGGAACCGGAGGCCGTCCACGAGCAGATGGCCGCGGCGCTCGATGCCGTGCTCGACCGCATCGCTTCGATTCAGGCCGACGCCCGCACCCGCGGCTTCACCGAGCGGCCCCAGTGGCCGATGCTCGTGCTGCGCACGCCGAAAGGCTGGACCGGCCCGAAGATCGTCGACGGCGAGCCGGTCGAAGGGACGTGGCGCTCGCATCAGGTTCCGCTCGCCGGGCTGCGTGAGAACCCGGCCCATCTCGCGCAGCTCGAAGCCTGGCTGCGCAGCTATCGGCCGGAGGAGCTTTTCGACGAGTCCGGACGGCCGGTGCCCATGCTGCTCGATCTCGCGCCCCGCGGCCCGCGGCGAATGGGCGCGAACCCTCGCGCGAACGGCGGAACTCTCCTCAAGGATCTGCGCCTCCCGGACTTCAGGCAGTACGCCGTCGAGGTCCCGCGGCCGGGCGCGACGAAGGCCGAGGCGACCCAGGTGCTCGGCCGGTACCTGCGCGACGTCATGCAGAAAAATCTGGAGTCGCGCAATTTTCTCGTGTTCGGCCCGGACGAGACGGCATCGAACCGGCTCCAGGCGATCTACGAAGTGACCGCGAAGCGCTTTACCGGGCCCTTCGTGTCGGAGGACGTGCATCTCGCGCCGGACGGCCGCGTCTTCGAGGTGCTGTCGGAGCACCTGTGCCAGGGCTGGCTCGAAGGCTATCTGCTGACCGGAAGGCACGGCGTTTTCTCGTGCTACGAGGCATTCATCCACATCGTCGATTCCATGTTCAATCAGCATGCGAAGTGGCTGAAGGTCTCGAAGGAGATTCCCTGGCGGCGTCCGATCGCCTCGCTGAACTATCTCTTGACGTCGCACGTTTGGCGACAGGACCACAACGGCTTCAGCCACCAGGACCCGGGATTCATCGACCACGTCGTGAACAAGAAGGCCGAGATCGTGCGCGTCTACTTGCCGCCCGATGCGAACACGCTGCTTTGCGTCGCCGATCAGTGCTTGAGATCTCGCGACTTCGTGAACGTCGTGGTCGCGGGCAAGCAGCTGCAGCCGCAGTACCTCGACATCGACGCCGCGATCAAGCACTGTGCGGTGGGGATCGGCATCTGGCCTTGGGCGAGCAACGACGAGGGCAGCGAGCCCGACGTCGTGATGGCGTGCGCGGGCGATGTGCCGACGATGGAGACGCTCGCGGCCGTATCGATTCTGCGCGAGCTCTACGCCGATCTCAGGGTCAGGGTCGTCAACGTCGTGGATTTGATGACGCTGCAACCGCCGTCGGAGCATCCGCACGGGCTGTCGGACCGCGATTTCGACGCGATCTTCACGCGCGACAAGCCGATCATCTTCGCCTATCACGGATACCCGTGGCTGATTCACAGGCTCACGTATCGGCGCACGAATCATCCGAATCTCCACGTGCGCGGCTACAAGGAAGAGGGAACGACGACGACGCCGTTCGACATGTGCGTGCTGAACGACATCGATCGCTTTCACCTCGTCGCCGACGTCATCGACCGCGTGCCGAAGCTCGGGCCGACGGCCGCGTACGGCAAGCAGCGGATGCGCGACAAGCTGATCGAGCACAACCAATACATCCACGAGCACGGCCAGGACCTGCCCGAGGTGCGGCAATGGGCCTGGCAAAGCGAGCAGGAGGACTGA